The Klebsiella quasivariicola region CTGCGCATCGTCAAGACGGCGCGTATTATTCGCCACATGACTATCCTCAAGGTTTATTCCACTCACGCCGAGACGCGCCAGGCGCTGAATGTTGTCAATTATCTGGCTCGTTGTGGTACTGTAGCCCGCTTCTAAATCGACGCTTAACGGCCGTTCGCTAACGGCTTTGATACGTGAGACAACATATAACAGCTCGTCAACATGCATCTCTTCGCCATCTTTATACCCCAGCATCGCGGCGATAGCGGCGCTGGAGGTTCCCAGAGCCCGATAGCCAGCCTGCTGAGCGGCCTGGGCGCTGCTGGCATCCCAGACGTTGGCAAGCAACAAAGGTTGGTTTTGCTGATGAAGCGCATTGAAGTCCATTCTTTTCTCTCGCGGTGGTGTTTTCCCTGACTGTGCCGCGTTGTGCCTGTTTGCCACAACCGAAAAATGGACGACTATTTTTATACGTAAATTCTTATCATCAGCCAGTGAGAGAGAGAAATAAAAAGGCCATGATTTATCATGGCCCTGGATACCGAAATACGCTAACAGATGAGAAAGCGTTACTCGATATTCTGGATCTGCTCGCGCATTTGCTCGATCAACACTTTCAACTCAATGGCAGAGTTGGTGACCTCGGCATTAATCGATTTTGACGCCAGGGTGTTCGACTCGCGGTTGAACTCCTGCATCATAAAGTCGAGACGGCGACCCACAGCCTCTTTCTTCTTCAGGATGTTATAGGTCTCTTTAACGTGCGCTTCGAGGCGATCCAGCTCTTCAGCAACGTCAATACGCTGCGCCATTAGCACCAGTTCTTGCTCAAGACGGTTATTTTCCAGCTGCACTTCCGCGTCTTCCAGTTTGGCAACCAGACGCTCGCGCTGCCACTGAAGGATTTCCGGCATATGGGCGCGAACTTTCGCCACTTCCCCGCTGACGCCTTCAAGACGCTGCTCGATAAGCGCTTTCAGGGCCTGGCCTTCCGTTTCGCGGGCGACGATGAAGTCGTCCAGCGCGCCGTCCAGGGCTGACAGAATGTCGGCAGCGATGGCGTCGAGATCCTGCTCTTTGGCAGCCATCACACCCGGCCAGCGCAGGATATCAACAGGATTGATTTCCCCTTCATCGCTCTGCATTTTCACCCAGTTGGCAGCGTTAACCAGCTGCTTAGCCAGGTTTTCGTTGAGGATGAGTTCGCCCTGAGCACTGGGGTCTTGTTCAAAACGCAGGGTACATTCGATTTTGCCGCGAGTCAGGCGGGCGCGAATGCGCTCGCGTACCACGGGCTCCAGACTACGGAACTGCTCCGGCAGGCGGAAGTACGTTTCCAGATAGCGCTGGTTTACCGAGCGCAGCTCCCATGCGGCGCTACCCCAGTCACCCTTGATTTCACGGCGGGCATAGGCGGTCATACTGCGGATCATAGACGTTCCTGTTTTCGTAATAATGATTGCAAGGATTATAGCTTTGCAGGAGAGGAGTTAACAGGAATAGTGACGAAATACTTGGAAACGGATTGTTTAAAGGACATGGTTGTAAAGTATTTAACGCATTAGCGGTATCGAACCGCCGGTGGTGGGTAAAAAATAAAAGTGTGGTGTATTAATAATTTTCCGCGGTTAGCTTTTTAACGTATTGCATTTGTTAAATCGGTTTAGTTGTGATCATCGGCAGGATGAAAGTCTTCATTGCCGTTGTTTTTTTTAATATTTTTTTTGATTGCTTATGCTGTATATGTCATTTGGCTATGCCAGGCAAATCATTTTACTGTCGGAAAGATAAGTCTGAGGGTAATCTGATTGGAAGTATAATTTCGAAAAATACGAAGGTGTTTTACCTTTAAGCATTATGTATGTTTTTTTTGAATTCATTATGACTAATGCATTAAAATCGCTATTAGTTGTATTATTGATATGAATAATATCATTTTAATTATGTCTAATTATTTTGTATTAACGTTTTTTAATTTTAGGCGGTATTGCTCGAGGGAAAGAACACTAGTATAGTCTTTTAGGATGAGTTCTATAAAAAGGATTTTAATATGGACGCTATCTTTGACAGAGTTATTAAGGAGTTTTTTCCTAATAAAAATATCCCATGTTGGAAGAAATGGGTTTTCGAGACCGCGTTTGGCAATAGGATATTTTCTCGCTTAGTAAATAATGATAAAGTCTTCAATAAGCATGGGATTGATTGGGTCAATTCTGTTGTTGAGCTTCTTGAAGTACAATGTGAAACGAAAGACGAAGATTTTAATAATATACCTCGGCATGGTGCTACGGTTGTTATCTCAAATCATCCGACAGTTATCGATGGCCTTACCTTAATACATACGGTCTCTCGGGTCAGAAAAGATATAAAGATTATTGCTAACCATATTTTGCCAATTATATTTCCAGAGGTGTCTGGACTAACCATTGGTATTGAAAATAT contains the following coding sequences:
- a CDS encoding YicC/YloC family endoribonuclease — protein: MIRSMTAYARREIKGDWGSAAWELRSVNQRYLETYFRLPEQFRSLEPVVRERIRARLTRGKIECTLRFEQDPSAQGELILNENLAKQLVNAANWVKMQSDEGEINPVDILRWPGVMAAKEQDLDAIAADILSALDGALDDFIVARETEGQALKALIEQRLEGVSGEVAKVRAHMPEILQWQRERLVAKLEDAEVQLENNRLEQELVLMAQRIDVAEELDRLEAHVKETYNILKKKEAVGRRLDFMMQEFNRESNTLASKSINAEVTNSAIELKVLIEQMREQIQNIE